One region of Syngnathus scovelli strain Florida chromosome 15, RoL_Ssco_1.2, whole genome shotgun sequence genomic DNA includes:
- the LOC125982428 gene encoding histone H3-like, with translation MARTKQTARKSTGGKAPRKQLATKAARKSAPATGGVKKPHRYRPGTVALREIRRYQKSTELLIRKLPFQRLVREIAQDFKTDLRFQSSAVMALQESSEAYLVGLFEDTNLCAIHAKRVTIMPKDIQLARRIRGERA, from the coding sequence ATGGCCAGAACTAAGCAGACTGCTCGTAAATCCACCGGCGGTAAGGCTCCCAGAAAGCAGCTAGCCACCAAGGCGGCTCGTAAGAGCGCCCCGGCTACTGGCGGAGTCAAGAAACCTCATCGTTACAGGCCCGGCACCGTTGCTCTCCGTGAGATTCGCCGCTACCAGAAATCGACCGAGCTTCTCATCCGCAAGCTGCCTTTCCAGCGTCTGGTCAGGGAGATCGCTCAGGACTTCAAGACCGACCTGCGCTTCCAGAGCTCAGCCGTCATGGCTCTGCAGGAGTCCAGTGAGGCATATCTGGTTGGCCTCTTTGAGGACACCAACTTGTGCGCCATCCACGCCAAGCGCGTTACCATTATGCCCAAAGACATCCAACTTGCCCGTCGCATCCGCGGAGAGCGGGCTTAA
- the LOC125982410 gene encoding histone H1-like gives MAEDIPAPAAAPAKAAKSKKKPAAKKATNGGTSLPKMIVQVIAESKERKGMSVAAIKKALARLEVDVVKQNKRINSALVNLVSKGVLVQTSGIGASGSFKLAKKEPSPKKPKDTKKKPATKKATTPASKKASTKKRTPAKADRKAKKPDKKVTPKKGKKSASSPKKAASKPKPKIKAKKETPKKAKKQAPKKSPARKPAARKPAAKRARK, from the coding sequence ATGGCAGAAGATATCCCAGCACCCGCAGCTGCCCCCGCCAAGGCGGCGAAATCCAAGAAGAAGCCGGCGGCGAAAAAAGCGACCAACGGTGGCACCAGCCTCCCGAAAATGATCGTCCAGGTGATTGCGGAATCTAAGGAGCGCAAAGGCATGTCGGTAGCCGCGATCAAGAAAGCTCTGGCGCGCTTGGAGGTGGACGTGGTGAAGCAAAACAAGCGCATCAACAGCGCTCTGGTCAACCTGGTCTCCAAAGGAGTCCTGGTTCAAACCAGTGGAATCGGCGCTTCTGGCTCCTTCAAACTTGCCAAGAAGGAACCATCACCCAAGAAGCCCAAAGACACCAAGAAGAAACCCGCCACCAAGAAGGCGACCACCCCGGCTAGCAAAAAGGCATCTACTAAGAAACGCACTCCTGCAAAGGCTGACCGAAAAGCCAAGAAGCCTGACAAGAAGGTCACCCCGAAAAAGGGCAAGAAGTCGGCAAGCAGTCCTAAGAAGGCTGCGAGCAAGCCTAAGCCAAAGATCAAGGCGAAAAAGGAGACTCCGAAGAAGGCGAAAAAACAAGCTCCCAAGAAATCTCCAGCCAGGAAGCCGGCAGCCAGGAAGCCAGCAGCGAAAAGAGCCAGAAAGTGA
- the LOC125982435 gene encoding histone H4 → MSGRGKGGKGLGKGGAKRHRKVLRDNIQGITKPAIRRLARRGGVKRISGLIYEETRGVLKVFLENVIRDAVTYTEHAKRKTVTAMDVVYALKRQGRTLYGFGG, encoded by the coding sequence ATGAGTGGAAGAGGTAAGGGAGGTAAAGGACTCGGCAAGGGGGGCGCCAAGCGTCACCGTAAGGTTCTCCGAGACAACATCCAAGGAATCACCAAGCCTGCCATCAGGCGCCTTGCTCGTCGCGGTGGTGTGAAGCGTATCTCCGGCTTGATCTACGAAGAAACTCGCGGTGTGCTGAAGGTGTTCCTGGAGAACGTCATCCGTGATGCCGTTACCTACACCGAGCATGCTAAGAGAAAGACCGTGACCGCCATGGATGTGGTCTACGCACTGAAGAGGCAAGGCCGAACATTGTACGGCTTCGGCGGGTAA